From a region of the Streptomyces sp. B21-083 genome:
- a CDS encoding RICIN domain-containing protein, with protein sequence MSQDTHDSEGYGVYAGASDARLTELLRTNSPTAYPALRELRGRHRASVLAYARLCTVSDSTARQLAAQAFTEAARDTARGTEPSVPWRHQLLLLTTGLAATWATDERAAGLDASLLLVLSTAGGGWPPPPMLGPFQSLPARTRGLIWYGIVERESEDRTAALLGLTPEDVTYETQAALQTLAQACLRSRLAISDDPRCQDFRRLIEESVRPVNPRHSTDLNSHMVICPHCSGAYEELSALRDHPRTALGEGLLPWCGPAYARDAPTVTRANAATPEPSWLWSPARRSRRRFVLASAALGVTLVPLLIVLLSSGDSSPNQRGGPEAPPLSAVPSGPGAAAPSASAATGSPSPPPTSRPPTTPTPTARPTPTADVTPSPTSTSVFRAPGASYAQVVNVASGRCLDIRDGVTEKGTDVVTAPCSVSADSQRWRVDADLGLLRSAADTGLCLDTRGDVDKGVGIWECASVDSDDNGDNLRFTVDDDGVIRPAIAIATALSPDVDGGLTLAPLSGGSGQRWRAGAS encoded by the coding sequence ATGTCCCAGGACACCCACGACAGCGAGGGGTACGGGGTGTACGCCGGCGCGTCCGACGCCCGCCTCACCGAGTTGCTGCGCACCAACTCCCCCACTGCGTACCCCGCGTTGCGGGAACTCCGTGGCCGGCACCGCGCGTCCGTCCTCGCCTACGCCCGTCTGTGCACGGTGAGCGACTCCACAGCACGGCAGTTGGCGGCCCAGGCGTTCACGGAGGCGGCCCGGGACACGGCACGCGGTACCGAGCCGAGCGTCCCCTGGCGCCACCAACTCCTGCTGCTGACCACCGGTCTGGCGGCCACCTGGGCCACCGACGAACGCGCGGCGGGCCTCGACGCGAGCCTGCTCCTCGTCCTGAGCACCGCCGGCGGCGGTTGGCCGCCCCCGCCCATGCTGGGCCCGTTCCAGTCGCTGCCGGCCCGCACGCGCGGCCTCATCTGGTACGGCATCGTGGAGCGCGAGTCCGAGGACCGCACCGCCGCACTTCTCGGCCTGACACCCGAAGACGTGACGTACGAGACGCAGGCGGCGCTCCAGACCCTGGCCCAGGCCTGTCTGCGGTCCCGGCTGGCCATCTCCGACGACCCGCGCTGCCAGGACTTCCGCCGGCTGATCGAGGAGTCGGTCCGTCCCGTCAACCCGCGCCACAGCACCGACCTGAACTCCCACATGGTCATCTGCCCGCACTGCTCGGGGGCCTACGAGGAACTCTCCGCCCTGCGCGACCACCCGCGCACGGCGCTGGGCGAGGGCCTGCTGCCGTGGTGCGGTCCGGCGTACGCGAGGGACGCGCCGACGGTCACCCGTGCCAACGCCGCTACGCCTGAGCCCAGTTGGCTCTGGTCGCCGGCCCGGCGGTCCCGTCGGCGGTTCGTGCTGGCCTCGGCGGCGCTCGGTGTGACGCTGGTCCCGCTGCTGATCGTGCTGCTCTCGTCGGGCGACAGCTCGCCGAACCAGCGGGGTGGGCCGGAGGCGCCACCGCTCAGCGCGGTACCGAGCGGCCCCGGGGCGGCGGCCCCCTCGGCGTCGGCGGCCACCGGGTCCCCTTCCCCGCCGCCGACTTCACGACCCCCGACCACTCCGACACCGACTGCCAGGCCGACGCCCACGGCAGACGTCACACCCAGCCCCACGTCCACGTCCGTCTTCCGGGCGCCCGGAGCCTCGTACGCCCAGGTGGTGAACGTCGCCTCGGGGCGCTGCCTGGACATCCGGGACGGTGTGACAGAGAAGGGGACGGACGTCGTCACGGCGCCCTGTTCCGTGTCGGCCGATTCCCAACGCTGGCGTGTGGACGCGGACTTGGGGTTGTTGCGGTCGGCCGCCGACACCGGTCTGTGCCTGGACACCCGGGGTGATGTGGACAAGGGCGTCGGCATCTGGGAGTGCGCGTCGGTGGACAGTGACGACAACGGCGACAACCTGCGTTTCACCGTGGACGACGACGGTGTGATCCGTCCGGCGATCGCCATCGCGACGGCGCTCAGTCCGGACGTCGACGGCGGACTGACCCTCGCGCCGCTGTCGGGCGGGTCGGGGCAGCGCTGGCGCGCGGGCGCTAGCTGA
- the hutI gene encoding imidazolonepropionase, whose translation MNSTSTPSSPGSPNRTNSAIGSTTDTTTGTTTVITNIGSLVTNDPSLGDESPLGLVLDAAVVIEGDRVVWTGESSKAPATDNRVDAGGRAVLPGFVDSHSHLVFAGDRTQEFNARMSGRGYTAGGIRTTVAATRAATDAELEANLTRYLREALHQGTTTFETKSGYGLTVEDEARALRIAAAHTDEVTYLGAHIVSPDYADDPAAYVALVTGEMLDACAPYARWVDVFCEKGAFDGDQARAILTAGRAKGLHPRVHANQLSYGPGVQLAVELDAASADHCTHLTDADVDALANSRTVATLLPGAEFSTRAQWPDGRRLLDAGVTVALSTDCNPGSSFTSSVPFCVALAVRDMGMTPDEAVWSATAGGARALRRTDIGRLTPGAYADLTILDAPSHVHLAYRPGVPLVSGVWRRGVQVV comes from the coding sequence ATGAACAGCACCAGCACGCCGAGCAGTCCGGGCAGCCCGAACCGGACGAACAGCGCTATCGGCAGCACGACCGACACCACCACCGGCACGACGACTGTCATCACGAACATCGGCAGTCTGGTCACCAACGACCCCTCTCTCGGCGACGAATCTCCACTCGGGCTGGTCCTGGACGCGGCCGTCGTCATAGAGGGCGACCGCGTCGTCTGGACCGGTGAATCCAGCAAAGCACCCGCCACTGACAATCGGGTCGACGCCGGTGGCAGGGCCGTCCTCCCGGGCTTCGTCGACTCCCACTCCCACCTCGTCTTCGCGGGCGACCGGACCCAGGAGTTCAACGCCCGCATGTCAGGGCGCGGCTATACGGCGGGGGGTATCCGCACGACCGTCGCCGCGACCCGTGCCGCCACGGACGCGGAACTGGAGGCCAACCTCACCCGTTACCTCCGCGAGGCCCTCCACCAGGGCACGACGACCTTCGAGACCAAGTCGGGGTACGGCCTGACCGTCGAGGACGAGGCCCGCGCCCTGCGTATCGCCGCCGCCCACACCGACGAGGTCACCTACCTCGGCGCTCACATCGTGTCCCCGGACTACGCCGACGACCCGGCCGCCTATGTCGCCCTGGTCACCGGCGAGATGCTCGACGCCTGTGCCCCGTACGCCCGTTGGGTCGACGTCTTCTGCGAGAAGGGTGCCTTCGACGGCGATCAGGCGCGCGCGATCCTCACCGCGGGCAGGGCGAAGGGGCTGCACCCGCGCGTCCACGCCAACCAGCTCTCGTACGGCCCCGGCGTGCAGCTGGCCGTCGAACTCGACGCCGCCAGCGCCGACCACTGCACCCACCTCACCGACGCCGACGTGGACGCCCTCGCGAACAGCCGTACGGTCGCGACCCTGCTGCCCGGCGCCGAGTTCTCCACCCGTGCCCAGTGGCCGGACGGCCGCCGTCTCCTCGACGCGGGCGTCACGGTCGCGCTCTCCACGGACTGCAACCCGGGGTCGTCCTTCACCTCCTCCGTGCCCTTCTGTGTCGCGCTGGCGGTACGGGACATGGGCATGACCCCGGACGAGGCGGTCTGGTCGGCCACGGCGGGGGGCGCACGGGCCCTCCGACGCACCGACATCGGCCGCCTCACGCCCGGGGCGTACGCCGACCTGACGATCCTGGACGCCCCGAGCCACGTACACCTGGCCTACCGGCCGGGAGTTCCGCTGGTCAGCGGGGTGTGGCGGCGGGGCGTACAGGTCGTCTGA